The Trypanosoma brucei brucei TREU927 chromosome 9, whole genome shotgun sequence genome includes a window with the following:
- a CDS encoding hypothetical protein, unlikely (GPI-Anchor Signal predicted for Tb09.211.2390 by DGPI v2.04, no cleavage site predicted), with product MKFNIPFLSIYLSFLYCASCLFTESFLLSNLEEAAPVSCFRERFSLPLRQRVAREAHRSVAFLPFLPLFTTALNTHLAAVPRPASFQELPRVQCRLLGINCYHATRVWWCGRKKRGCQKETLRVIKHTLVRVCAFAVPAE from the coding sequence ATGAAATTTAACATACCCTTTCTATCTATCTATCTTTCATTTCTCTATTGCGcttcttgtttatttactgaatcttttctcctttccaacCTGGAGGAGGCTGCTCCAGTATCGTGTTTCCGGGAACGCTTCTCTCTCCCGCTTAGGCAGCGAGTTGCACGTGAGGCACATCGttctgttgcttttctcccttttctccccctttttactACCGCGTTAAATACGCACCTTGCGGCCGTGCCGCGGCCCGCCTCTTTTCAAGAGTTACCGCGAGTGCAGTGCCGATTATTGGGTATTAACTGTTACCATGCGACCCGTGTGTGGTGGTGCGGTcgtaaaaaaagaggatgtcAAAAGGAAACCTTGCGCGTAATAAAACATACACTGGTGCGCGTCTGTGCGTTTGCGGTACCAGCGGAGTAA